A DNA window from Arachis duranensis cultivar V14167 chromosome 3, aradu.V14167.gnm2.J7QH, whole genome shotgun sequence contains the following coding sequences:
- the LOC107477360 gene encoding disease resistance protein RPP13-like isoform X2, translating into MADTVISSVLDNLFQLLAREASLLCGVDDKVRSLHSELSMINVLLKTSEGKTKNGIDKEALRQIRDAAHEAEDVIDTFVVKVAMHKRRTKLGRMLHGFEHAKLLRDVSAKIDSIEATINKIRDNKIKLTDVVPQESESSTSTREEEERILLMHKKRRIVEEHGVVGFVGESKAVIQLLKEESSQSNVVSIIGMGGLGKTTLARKVYNTDEVMSYFHCRAWVYVSNDCRVMELLIGLIKSLMPDEMKRIDLFSLSVDELKLKVQDFLTMKRYLIVLDDLWNTRDWDEIQDVFPNDNNGSKILITSRLKEVASHTSPYPPYYLQFLGDVESWELFSRRVFRGEECPSDIEQLGKQMVKSCGGLPLSIIVLAGLLAKKGKSHKEWSKVVGHVNWFLIQEDKTQVKDIVLKLSYDNLPTKLKPCFLYFGIYPEDFEIRVRPLLQKWVAEGFIQQTGTRNAEDVAEDYLYELIDRSLVQASRVDFNGDVKACRIHDLLRDLCISEGKEHKIFEVCSDVNTLDRSKPRRLSIQCPMHRYASSSNDDHSCVRSLFHFGPRGYCDFTPGEQKWLFKSFKLVRVLDLGYNYFSKVPSNLGLFIHLRWGADSNSIS; encoded by the exons ATGGCAGATACTGTGATTTCCTCTGTCCTTGATAACTTGTTCCAATTGCTAGCACGCGAAGCCAGTCTGCTGTGTGGTGTGGATGACAAGGTTAGATCCCTTCACAGTGAGCTCAGCATGATAAACGTGCTCCTCAAAACATCTGAAGGCAAAACCAAGAACGGAATAGACAAAGAAGCTCTTCGCCAGATCAGAGATGCCGCTCATGAGGCTGAGGATGTCATCGACACCTTTGTTGTCAAAGTGGCTATGCACAAGCGTCGAACCAAGCTGGGGAGGATGCTCCATGGTTTTGAACATGCAAAGTTGCTCCGGGATGTGTCTGCGAAAATAGACAGCATCGAAGCCACTATCAATAAAATAAGAGACAACAAGATCAAGCTCACCGATGTCGTCCCACAAGAAAGTGAATCATCGACGTCAACAAGAGAAGAGGAGGAGAGGATTCTGTTGATGCACAAGAAGAGAAGAATTGTGGAAGAACATGGTGTAGTTGGTTTTGTTGGTGAATCTAAGGCAGTCATCCAGCTGCTTAAGGAAGAGAGTTCCCAAAGCAACGTTGTGTCCATCATCGGTATGGGTGGGTTGGGCAAAACCACCCTTGCTCGAAAGGTCTATAACACGGATGAGGTGATGTCATATTTTCATTGTCGTGCATGGGTTTATGTTTCAAATGATTGCAGAGTTATGGAGCTTTTGATTGGCCTTATCAAGTCTTTGATGCCTGATGAGATGAAGCGAATTGACCTCTTTAGCTTGAGTGTGGATGAACTAAAGCTCAAGGTGCAAGATTTCTTGACCATGAAAAGGTATCTGATAGTCCTTGATGACCTCTGGAATACTCGAGATTGGGATGAGATACAAGATGTTTTTCCAAACGACAATAACGGTAGTAAAATACTCATTACTAGCCGTTTGAAAGAGGTGGCATCCCATACGAGTCCATATCCTCCTTATTACCTTCAGTTCCTTGGTGATGTTGAAAGTTGGGAACTCTTTTCCAGGAGAGTGTTTCGAGGAGAAGAGTGTCCTTCTGATATAGAGCAACTTGGAAAACAGATGGTCAAAAGTTGTGGCGGTTTGCCACTCTCCATTATTGTTTTGGCAGGGTTACTTGCAAAGAAGGGGAAGTCACACAAGGAATGGTCCAAAGTTGTGGGACATGTCAACTGGTTTCTTATTCAAGAAGATAAGACCCAAGTCAAGGACATTGTACTCAAACTCAGCTACGACAACTTGCCTACAAAACTAAAGCCGTGCTTTCTGTATTTCGGGATCTACCCTGAAGATTTTGAGATACGTGTAAGGCCATTGCTGCAAAAATGGGTTGCTGAGGGATTTATTCAACAAACTGGAACCAGAAATGCAGAGGATGTTGCTGAAGACTACTTGTATGAGCTCATTGATCGTAGCTTGGTTCAAGCATCGCGAGTGGACTTTAATGGAGATGTGAAGGCATGTCGCATCCATGATCTTCTTCGAGATCTTTGCATCTCTGAGGGCAAAGAGCACAAGATTTTTGAAGTTTGCTCAGATGTTAACACTTTGGATAGATCAAAACCACGCAGGCTCTCTATCCAATGCCCCATGCATCGCtatgcttcttcaagcaatgaTGACCATTCATGTGTCCGCTCTTTGTTTCACTTTGGCCCAAGAGGGTATTGTGATTTTACCCCCGGTGAGCAGAAATGGCTCTTCAAATCGTTCAAACTGGTTCGGGTATTAGATCTTGGGTACAACTATTTCAGCAAAGTCCCTTCCAACTTGGGCTTATTTATCCATTTAAG GTGGGGTGCCGATTCCAATAGTATTTCCTAA
- the LOC107477360 gene encoding disease resistance protein RPP13-like isoform X1 has translation MADTVISSVLDNLFQLLAREASLLCGVDDKVRSLHSELSMINVLLKTSEGKTKNGIDKEALRQIRDAAHEAEDVIDTFVVKVAMHKRRTKLGRMLHGFEHAKLLRDVSAKIDSIEATINKIRDNKIKLTDVVPQESESSTSTREEEERILLMHKKRRIVEEHGVVGFVGESKAVIQLLKEESSQSNVVSIIGMGGLGKTTLARKVYNTDEVMSYFHCRAWVYVSNDCRVMELLIGLIKSLMPDEMKRIDLFSLSVDELKLKVQDFLTMKRYLIVLDDLWNTRDWDEIQDVFPNDNNGSKILITSRLKEVASHTSPYPPYYLQFLGDVESWELFSRRVFRGEECPSDIEQLGKQMVKSCGGLPLSIIVLAGLLAKKGKSHKEWSKVVGHVNWFLIQEDKTQVKDIVLKLSYDNLPTKLKPCFLYFGIYPEDFEIRVRPLLQKWVAEGFIQQTGTRNAEDVAEDYLYELIDRSLVQASRVDFNGDVKACRIHDLLRDLCISEGKEHKIFEVCSDVNTLDRSKPRRLSIQCPMHRYASSSNDDHSCVRSLFHFGPRGYCDFTPGEQKWLFKSFKLVRVLDLGYNYFSKVPSNLGLFIHLRYLRIYIMTAISPQHIADSICKLENLQTLDIGGVPIPIVFPKGVWNLKQLRHLNTAGWVLLEDHYGSKAHDQVMLNLQTISFIAFTEQIADMLKKGRFPNLRKLGLNILPFLRDDMHEMLSSLQQLTHLNKLRLFFDRERQIGCKPIDLSQSLQHLSNLSTLKVDEAFNLATFDIAFPPCITKLTLTGISIMNDDGMNAIGNLTTLRLLRLYGTGKFDDSFEINCTANSFPQLQVFEMEKLNVDNWKLGNGAMPCLQARLIGYCERLDDLPDELWSLTSLRQVKVVEPSQALSLAVANLEMKDGCELIITEGYQYRFRV, from the coding sequence ATGGCAGATACTGTGATTTCCTCTGTCCTTGATAACTTGTTCCAATTGCTAGCACGCGAAGCCAGTCTGCTGTGTGGTGTGGATGACAAGGTTAGATCCCTTCACAGTGAGCTCAGCATGATAAACGTGCTCCTCAAAACATCTGAAGGCAAAACCAAGAACGGAATAGACAAAGAAGCTCTTCGCCAGATCAGAGATGCCGCTCATGAGGCTGAGGATGTCATCGACACCTTTGTTGTCAAAGTGGCTATGCACAAGCGTCGAACCAAGCTGGGGAGGATGCTCCATGGTTTTGAACATGCAAAGTTGCTCCGGGATGTGTCTGCGAAAATAGACAGCATCGAAGCCACTATCAATAAAATAAGAGACAACAAGATCAAGCTCACCGATGTCGTCCCACAAGAAAGTGAATCATCGACGTCAACAAGAGAAGAGGAGGAGAGGATTCTGTTGATGCACAAGAAGAGAAGAATTGTGGAAGAACATGGTGTAGTTGGTTTTGTTGGTGAATCTAAGGCAGTCATCCAGCTGCTTAAGGAAGAGAGTTCCCAAAGCAACGTTGTGTCCATCATCGGTATGGGTGGGTTGGGCAAAACCACCCTTGCTCGAAAGGTCTATAACACGGATGAGGTGATGTCATATTTTCATTGTCGTGCATGGGTTTATGTTTCAAATGATTGCAGAGTTATGGAGCTTTTGATTGGCCTTATCAAGTCTTTGATGCCTGATGAGATGAAGCGAATTGACCTCTTTAGCTTGAGTGTGGATGAACTAAAGCTCAAGGTGCAAGATTTCTTGACCATGAAAAGGTATCTGATAGTCCTTGATGACCTCTGGAATACTCGAGATTGGGATGAGATACAAGATGTTTTTCCAAACGACAATAACGGTAGTAAAATACTCATTACTAGCCGTTTGAAAGAGGTGGCATCCCATACGAGTCCATATCCTCCTTATTACCTTCAGTTCCTTGGTGATGTTGAAAGTTGGGAACTCTTTTCCAGGAGAGTGTTTCGAGGAGAAGAGTGTCCTTCTGATATAGAGCAACTTGGAAAACAGATGGTCAAAAGTTGTGGCGGTTTGCCACTCTCCATTATTGTTTTGGCAGGGTTACTTGCAAAGAAGGGGAAGTCACACAAGGAATGGTCCAAAGTTGTGGGACATGTCAACTGGTTTCTTATTCAAGAAGATAAGACCCAAGTCAAGGACATTGTACTCAAACTCAGCTACGACAACTTGCCTACAAAACTAAAGCCGTGCTTTCTGTATTTCGGGATCTACCCTGAAGATTTTGAGATACGTGTAAGGCCATTGCTGCAAAAATGGGTTGCTGAGGGATTTATTCAACAAACTGGAACCAGAAATGCAGAGGATGTTGCTGAAGACTACTTGTATGAGCTCATTGATCGTAGCTTGGTTCAAGCATCGCGAGTGGACTTTAATGGAGATGTGAAGGCATGTCGCATCCATGATCTTCTTCGAGATCTTTGCATCTCTGAGGGCAAAGAGCACAAGATTTTTGAAGTTTGCTCAGATGTTAACACTTTGGATAGATCAAAACCACGCAGGCTCTCTATCCAATGCCCCATGCATCGCtatgcttcttcaagcaatgaTGACCATTCATGTGTCCGCTCTTTGTTTCACTTTGGCCCAAGAGGGTATTGTGATTTTACCCCCGGTGAGCAGAAATGGCTCTTCAAATCGTTCAAACTGGTTCGGGTATTAGATCTTGGGTACAACTATTTCAGCAAAGTCCCTTCCAACTTGGGCTTATTTATCCATTTAAGGTATCTAAGAATATACATAATGACAGCAATAAGTCCTCAACACATTGCAGATTCTATATGTAAACTTGAAAACTTACAAACTTTGGACATAGGTGGGGTGCCGATTCCAATAGTATTTCCTAAGGGAGTATGGAACCTTAAACAACTTAGGCATTTGAATACAGCAGGATGGGTCCTCCTAGAAGACCACTATGGTTCAAAAGCACATGATCAAGTTATGTTGAATCTTCAAACCATCTCTTTCATTGCATTCACTGAACAGATTGCAGACATGTTAAAGAAAGGAAGGTTTCCCAATCTACGAAAGTTGGGTTTGAACATCTTGCCGTTCCTCAGAGACGACATGCATGAGATGTTATCAAGCCTACAACAATTAACTCATCTGAACAAGTTACGACTCTTCTTTGACAGGGAACGGCAGATCGGTTGCAAGCCAATTGATTTGTCACAGAGCCTGCAGCACTTGTCGAATCTGAGCACTTTAAAAGTTGATGAAGCTTTTAACCTTGCAACGTTTGATATTGCATTTCCACCATGCATTACAAAATTAACGTTGACAGGCATTAGCATCATGAATGATGATGGGATGAATGCCATTGGTAATCTTACTACACTCCGACTTTTGAGATTGTATGGAACAGGTAAATTTGATGATTCCTTTGAGATTAATTGCACTGCAAACAGTTTCCCACAGCTCCAGGTTTTTGAGATGGAGAAGCTGAATGTTGACAACTGGAAATTAGGCAATGGTGCAATGCCATGCCTTCAAGCTCGGCTTATCGGATACTGTGAAAGATTGGACGATCTCCCAGACGAACTGTGGTCTTTGACTTCCCTGAGACAAGTAAAAGTTGTGGAACCCTCCCAAGCATTGTCTCTTGCCGTAGCAAATTTGGaaatgaaggatggatgtgagctCATAATAACAGAGGGGTATCAATATAGATTTCGAGTTTGA